From Sporosarcina sp. Marseille-Q4943, the proteins below share one genomic window:
- a CDS encoding spore germination protein produces the protein MDDVTSNESLILYIQSLFHDSADLTVRKITWKDGDAIVCFFNTLTDSSEVNKQIEILRLRSSADLPNWAGTATSSAGAFSVPKLVESVSNGFVAIVFPTTNLLMTITIPSFEVRTTTEPNNEIVIRGPHEGFVESIDKNISLIRKHLFISDLVVKDVRLGEDTNTKVTYVYIESIANKDVVKEVKTRIEDIDRTKIYSIGQIEDYLEDSVWSPFPQFLNTERPDRAVANLLEGKIVIFTDQSPSALIAPVNFFSFYETPDDFNGRILVGSFFRMLRIFSFLVAVFLPAFYIAVVGFHSEILPYDLSRKVKVAVEFIPYRPIVEALIVELFIEVIREATIRLPAPIGPTIGIVGGLVIGDAIVNAGLVSNLMVVVVAMTAISSFVVPSVEMNTTIRIIRFPFMMAATLFGFFGIAIGTIILFIHLMNRSSLNQPYLSPVVPFDPSRFKNIFFRIPYYKNHKQQQTFTHGTGRRKRRGRN, from the coding sequence ATGGATGATGTTACATCAAATGAGAGTTTGATTTTATATATACAAAGTCTTTTCCATGATTCCGCTGATCTTACCGTGCGAAAAATCACCTGGAAAGATGGAGATGCAATTGTCTGCTTTTTTAATACATTGACCGACAGCAGTGAAGTGAACAAGCAGATTGAAATTCTTCGCCTTCGTTCGAGTGCTGATCTTCCAAATTGGGCTGGAACCGCAACTTCTAGTGCAGGCGCATTTTCAGTTCCTAAATTGGTCGAGAGTGTTTCGAATGGTTTTGTTGCAATTGTTTTCCCAACGACGAATCTGCTAATGACCATTACAATTCCTTCATTTGAAGTGCGTACAACTACCGAGCCGAATAATGAAATAGTCATTCGCGGTCCACATGAAGGTTTCGTAGAAAGTATCGACAAAAACATTTCACTTATACGGAAGCATCTTTTCATTTCTGATTTAGTCGTGAAGGATGTACGGCTTGGAGAAGATACGAATACGAAAGTTACATATGTCTATATTGAGTCAATTGCTAATAAAGATGTCGTAAAGGAAGTTAAAACACGCATAGAAGATATTGATCGAACAAAGATATACAGCATTGGACAAATCGAGGATTACTTAGAGGATTCAGTTTGGTCTCCTTTTCCGCAGTTTTTGAACACGGAAAGACCGGATCGTGCCGTGGCGAATTTGCTGGAAGGGAAAATAGTCATTTTTACAGACCAATCTCCCTCGGCATTAATTGCACCCGTCAATTTCTTTTCGTTTTACGAAACACCGGACGATTTTAATGGTCGTATACTTGTCGGATCTTTCTTTCGGATGTTAAGGATATTCAGCTTCCTGGTTGCTGTTTTCCTACCAGCATTTTATATCGCTGTGGTCGGTTTCCATTCGGAAATTTTACCGTATGATCTAAGTAGGAAAGTAAAAGTAGCCGTGGAATTCATTCCGTACCGTCCAATCGTTGAAGCGCTAATTGTGGAGCTGTTCATAGAAGTCATCCGGGAGGCAACAATCCGGTTGCCCGCACCGATCGGTCCTACAATCGGTATTGTTGGAGGGCTAGTAATAGGAGATGCAATTGTCAATGCGGGACTCGTGTCGAATTTGATGGTGGTCGTTGTGGCAATGACCGCAATTTCAAGCTTTGTTGTCCCAAGTGTCGAAATGAACACGACGATACGGATTATCCGGTTTCCGTTCATGATGGCTGCTACTTTATTTGGTTTTTTCGGCATCGCCATTGGGACAATCATCTTATTTATCCATCTGATGAATAGGTCTTCGCTGAACCAGCCTTATTTGTCACCAGTCGTGCCATTTGACCCTTCTCGTTTTAAAAATATATTTTTCAGAATTCCATATTATAAAAATCATAAACAACAACAAACATTTACACATGGCACGGGCAGGCGGAAAAGGCGGGGGAGAAATTGA
- a CDS encoding GerAB/ArcD/ProY family transporter, which produces MNFNLSRNQFFLILFVVQSGPSFFSFPSPFINAAGRDAWLVFIVAGIFHYLLLLFYEYNYKYFKIGQFVGWLYKLYWLFITVVYIAYIDYILAVWGFPETPQIIVITVLVSVSLYANLSRAETVINLSVILIPLILLFLIFLQFAWKDLVWTNLFPIGESTGEEWVQGFLKAQLAFVGSELFLVFRKHVDSKQKIKGGPLFFYQLTWFTFFLFSVIIVLLYFTRHGLERLPEPLLFLLKAQEVTFVERLDLFFLYIWTVWTIITVAIFSFAALYVHRIRSKHHKRDIIIWHVFLVLLPLLFLSKHFVEILNDMIVYVYLLFGLFIPVIVIITNRRKQK; this is translated from the coding sequence TTGAACTTCAATTTATCCAGAAATCAATTTTTCCTCATTCTGTTTGTTGTCCAGTCAGGACCGTCATTCTTCTCATTCCCATCTCCTTTTATCAATGCGGCTGGAAGGGATGCATGGCTTGTATTCATTGTTGCTGGAATTTTCCACTACTTGCTGTTGCTTTTCTATGAGTACAATTATAAGTATTTTAAGATTGGCCAGTTTGTTGGTTGGTTGTACAAATTGTACTGGCTTTTTATAACCGTTGTTTATATTGCATATATCGATTATATATTAGCGGTATGGGGGTTTCCGGAAACCCCACAAATCATAGTTATCACTGTACTTGTAAGTGTATCTCTCTATGCAAATCTGAGCAGGGCGGAAACGGTGATCAATTTGTCTGTCATCCTGATTCCATTAATACTCTTGTTTTTAATTTTTCTGCAGTTTGCTTGGAAGGACTTGGTGTGGACGAATCTATTTCCGATTGGAGAATCGACGGGGGAGGAATGGGTTCAAGGGTTTCTAAAAGCACAGCTCGCTTTCGTAGGAAGTGAATTGTTTTTGGTTTTCAGGAAGCATGTTGATAGCAAACAAAAAATAAAAGGCGGCCCGTTATTTTTCTACCAACTGACATGGTTTACATTCTTTTTATTCTCTGTCATCATCGTGCTCTTGTACTTCACACGCCACGGATTGGAAAGGCTCCCTGAACCGCTGTTATTTTTGCTGAAGGCTCAGGAAGTGACTTTTGTTGAGCGCCTCGATTTGTTTTTCTTGTATATATGGACAGTTTGGACCATTATCACCGTGGCAATCTTTTCTTTTGCCGCTTTGTATGTTCACCGGATCCGTTCCAAGCATCACAAAAGAGATATCATCATTTGGCATGTATTTCTTGTACTCTTGCCTTTGCTCTTTTTATCCAAACATTTTGTTGAGATATTGAATGACATGATCGTTTATGTGTATCTTCTTTTCGGCCTATTCATTCCGGTTATCGTCATCATTACGAATCGGAGGAAGCAGAAATGA
- a CDS encoding GTP-binding protein — protein MIDVYLLSGFLGSGKTSLLKNLISQLKEEGKKPAIFMNEFGSISIDSDTVGKEKDIPLKELLNGCICCTGSEKTEAQLQGLLEENDDIDVILIETTGAAHPVEALDAVYSPLFAERLQIKGIVTVADTKRWLERDKMSPQIRSLFMEQIRHAHILLANKTDLLSESELATVSMELSNFNSTAPIIQTTNADISFSYIEKMLSDVSNPTRESFVSGQNLPLTSKLITFDRPVDKDEFEDWVKSLPDTVYRMKGYVPVKGTPNPYLFQYAYGMVNWLPEYVKMEPRLVIIGEGINQIEYDGL, from the coding sequence ATGATTGACGTATATTTGTTAAGCGGTTTTTTAGGAAGTGGAAAAACTTCCTTATTGAAAAATTTGATTTCCCAATTGAAAGAGGAAGGAAAAAAGCCGGCAATTTTTATGAATGAATTTGGCTCTATTTCAATTGATTCTGATACAGTCGGCAAAGAAAAAGACATCCCGTTAAAAGAACTTTTGAATGGATGCATTTGCTGCACGGGTTCAGAAAAAACGGAGGCGCAGCTACAAGGCTTGCTGGAAGAGAATGATGACATTGATGTCATATTGATTGAGACGACAGGTGCCGCTCACCCTGTCGAAGCTCTAGACGCTGTTTACTCTCCTTTATTTGCAGAACGGTTACAAATCAAAGGGATTGTTACAGTTGCAGACACCAAGCGTTGGTTGGAAAGGGATAAAATGTCGCCCCAAATTCGTTCATTATTCATGGAACAGATTCGGCATGCTCATATTTTATTGGCAAATAAAACCGATTTGTTGTCGGAATCCGAATTGGCGACAGTCTCGATGGAACTTTCAAATTTCAATAGTACGGCTCCCATCATTCAAACTACGAATGCGGATATCTCTTTCTCGTACATTGAGAAAATGCTTAGTGACGTTTCAAATCCGACAAGGGAATCTTTTGTATCTGGACAAAATCTTCCTTTGACCTCCAAATTAATTACGTTCGATAGGCCTGTTGATAAGGATGAATTTGAAGATTGGGTCAAGTCATTGCCGGATACGGTATATCGGATGAAGGGCTATGTACCTGTGAAAGGAACACCGAACCCGTACCTTTTCCAATATGCATATGGAATGGTGAATTGGCTACCCGAGTATGTGAAAATGGAGCCGAGACTTGTAATTATCGGAGAAGGGATTAACCAAATAGAGTACGATGGATTGTAA
- a CDS encoding CAP domain-containing protein, which produces MKKSMAVILLGSALLMSNNNSVEASYSNNDLEIQKAVQNVQYYVYEGKFSSYNPEGVNQYINMYLNDLEKYFGKNIEVTYKQSAEPVKKPLESKPVNVARPAEQVKPEPKQQVEQPAPVQPTKPVEQSKPVEQAKPVEQAKPAEQAKPVEKPVQNDVSAIEQAVLELTNAERKKAGLQPLQIDKNLMNSARQKSTDMATNNYFSHTSPTYGSPFDQMKANGVTYRSAAENIAMGQRSAEEVVKAWMESPGHRQNILTPNFTHIGIGYDANGQYWTQQFIQK; this is translated from the coding sequence ATGAAAAAATCGATGGCTGTCATCTTGCTCGGTTCGGCGTTATTAATGTCGAACAACAACAGTGTTGAAGCTTCTTATAGCAACAACGACTTGGAAATCCAAAAAGCGGTGCAAAACGTTCAGTATTATGTATATGAAGGGAAATTTTCTTCTTACAATCCTGAAGGAGTTAACCAATATATTAATATGTACTTGAATGACTTAGAAAAATATTTTGGTAAAAATATAGAGGTTACTTATAAACAATCTGCTGAACCGGTGAAGAAACCGCTAGAATCAAAACCGGTGAACGTAGCGCGACCTGCGGAACAGGTTAAACCAGAACCGAAACAACAGGTTGAACAACCAGCTCCAGTACAACCAACGAAACCTGTAGAACAATCGAAGCCAGTAGAACAGGCCAAACCTGTGGAACAAGCTAAACCTGCAGAACAAGCTAAACCAGTTGAAAAGCCGGTTCAAAATGATGTTTCCGCGATTGAACAAGCGGTTCTTGAGTTGACGAATGCCGAAAGAAAGAAAGCCGGATTGCAACCATTGCAAATCGACAAGAATCTCATGAATTCAGCTCGTCAAAAATCAACGGATATGGCGACTAATAACTACTTTTCACATACAAGCCCGACATACGGCTCTCCTTTCGATCAAATGAAAGCAAACGGGGTAACATACCGCTCCGCTGCTGAAAATATCGCAATGGGTCAGCGTTCTGCCGAAGAAGTTGTGAAAGCTTGGATGGAGTCTCCTGGTCATAGACAAAACATCTTGACGCCGAACTTCACTCATATCGGCATCGGTTATGATGCAAACGGTCAATATTGGACACAACAATTCATTCAAAAATAA
- the msrA gene encoding peptide-methionine (S)-S-oxide reductase MsrA, which translates to MPIQKATFAGGCFWCMVKPFDRYDGVLSVVSGYTGGDVENPTYELVCTNTTGHREAVQITFDDEIISYEELLSIFWRQIDPTDAGGQFFDRGESYRTAIFTHSQQQEELAVKSKQELDSSGKFDKPIQTDILPAKPFYPAEEGHQNYYMKNPSHYERYSIGSGRVRFKTEHWGDQS; encoded by the coding sequence TTGCCAATTCAAAAAGCGACATTTGCCGGTGGGTGTTTTTGGTGCATGGTAAAACCTTTCGATCGGTATGATGGAGTCTTGTCCGTCGTCTCCGGATATACAGGAGGAGATGTCGAGAATCCAACATACGAACTCGTCTGCACGAATACAACGGGGCATCGCGAAGCCGTTCAAATCACTTTTGACGATGAGATCATTTCTTATGAGGAGCTCCTATCTATTTTTTGGCGTCAAATTGATCCAACAGATGCGGGAGGACAGTTCTTCGATCGGGGAGAATCGTATCGCACTGCAATTTTCACACATTCACAGCAACAAGAAGAGCTTGCTGTCAAATCCAAACAGGAGCTTGACTCCTCCGGGAAATTCGACAAGCCGATTCAAACAGATATTTTGCCGGCAAAACCGTTCTATCCCGCTGAAGAGGGGCACCAAAACTATTACATGAAAAACCCTTCACATTATGAACGATATTCGATAGGTTCCGGGCGTGTACGATTCAAAACTGAACATTGGGGTGATCAATCTTGA
- a CDS encoding GDSL-type esterase/lipase family protein has product MRRIFFFIVFSFVLSGCQERAVFETSSFSEREGLALSDFNVPDYFIPEEVTVIGLGDSLTQGVGDELKRGGYFGRVALAMNDWKGVDTIESKNLAKRGRRSDQLIDQLEKEEIQAEIKSADVIYITIGGNDMMKIVKENLFNLTAKPFYVELGKFENRLDEIFKMIRGLNGDAIIVVAGLYNPLSIVTDEANEFETVIEDWNEAIEIQTIMDGKACFVPVVDLFSSNENMVYHSDFFHPNAKGYVSMADRFIEKIDQCDLTKLSDGKLEMSR; this is encoded by the coding sequence ATGAGAAGAATTTTCTTTTTCATCGTCTTCTCATTCGTTTTATCCGGATGCCAGGAAAGAGCCGTCTTCGAGACATCGTCATTTTCCGAAAGGGAAGGTTTGGCACTGTCGGACTTTAATGTCCCGGATTATTTCATTCCCGAAGAGGTCACTGTTATCGGACTTGGGGACTCACTTACCCAAGGAGTGGGAGATGAGCTGAAAAGGGGCGGTTATTTCGGGCGCGTTGCTTTAGCAATGAATGATTGGAAAGGCGTCGATACGATTGAGTCGAAAAACTTGGCCAAAAGAGGAAGGCGAAGCGATCAATTAATTGATCAATTGGAAAAAGAGGAGATCCAAGCTGAAATTAAAAGTGCGGATGTCATTTATATAACAATCGGCGGGAATGACATGATGAAAATCGTCAAAGAGAATCTTTTCAATTTGACCGCAAAGCCGTTTTATGTCGAATTGGGCAAATTTGAAAATCGGCTTGATGAAATTTTTAAGATGATTCGTGGTTTGAATGGTGATGCTATTATTGTGGTTGCAGGGTTATACAATCCCTTGTCTATTGTCACAGATGAAGCAAATGAATTTGAAACGGTCATCGAAGATTGGAATGAAGCGATCGAAATACAGACGATCATGGACGGAAAAGCATGTTTTGTCCCCGTGGTCGACTTATTTTCGAGTAATGAAAACATGGTATACCATTCCGATTTTTTTCATCCAAACGCGAAAGGGTATGTATCGATGGCAGATCGCTTTATCGAGAAAATCGATCAATGCGATTTGACGAAATTGTCGGATGGAAAATTGGAAATGTCGAGGTGA
- the msrB gene encoding peptide-methionine (R)-S-oxide reductase MsrB: MLKENLKKSLTEMQYYVTQENGTEPPFNNEFDSHYEEGIYVDIVSGKPLFSSKDKYDAGCGWPSFTKPIESKEVTEHFDTSYGMRRTEVRSRTADSHLGHVFPDGPGPAGLRYCINSAALRFVPADKLEEEGYGEYTHLFND, translated from the coding sequence ATCTTGAAGGAAAATCTCAAGAAGTCTTTGACGGAAATGCAATACTATGTGACACAGGAAAATGGAACAGAACCACCATTCAACAATGAATTCGATAGCCATTATGAAGAGGGGATCTACGTCGATATCGTTTCCGGGAAGCCGTTATTCAGTTCTAAAGACAAGTATGATGCCGGGTGTGGATGGCCAAGCTTCACGAAACCGATCGAGAGCAAAGAAGTGACAGAGCATTTTGACACGAGCTACGGAATGCGCAGGACTGAAGTACGCAGCAGGACGGCAGACTCTCATTTAGGACATGTCTTCCCTGACGGCCCGGGTCCGGCTGGCCTCCGTTATTGCATTAACTCTGCAGCTCTTCGTTTTGTTCCTGCCGACAAGCTTGAAGAAGAAGGATACGGTGAATATACACACTTATTCAATGACTGA
- a CDS encoding DegV family protein: protein MKKIHIVTDSTADLIENYTDQYDIHVVPLTIHIDGITYTDGIDLQPESFIEKMNGSKELPKSSQPAAGVFKELYDRLGEDGSEIISIHMTGGMSGTVKSAEAAAEMTDSKVTVIDSMFISHALTFQVVEAAKMASEGKSSKEIIDRLTHVRKNTTLFVVVDKLDNLVKGGRIGKGKALIGSLLNIKPIATLQDGVYTPVGKARSHKQVVSHLFKAFKEETAGKIIRSIGISHANGMAMAEPLLQLIEDSGLKDVKFSFTSPIISTHTGEGAIGFMYYTD from the coding sequence TTGAAGAAAATTCATATCGTAACGGACTCGACAGCAGATTTGATTGAAAACTATACTGACCAATATGATATTCATGTTGTCCCGCTGACAATCCATATTGACGGCATTACGTATACAGATGGAATCGATTTACAACCAGAATCTTTCATTGAAAAAATGAACGGAAGCAAAGAGCTTCCGAAAAGTTCACAGCCTGCCGCAGGTGTTTTCAAAGAATTATATGACCGACTTGGTGAAGACGGGAGCGAGATCATCTCCATCCATATGACTGGCGGCATGAGCGGAACAGTGAAATCAGCCGAAGCTGCAGCTGAAATGACTGACTCGAAAGTGACGGTCATCGATTCTATGTTCATTTCCCACGCTTTGACGTTCCAAGTCGTCGAAGCTGCCAAAATGGCGAGCGAAGGTAAGAGCTCCAAGGAGATTATTGACAGATTGACGCATGTACGTAAAAATACGACTCTATTTGTAGTCGTCGACAAGTTGGATAATCTCGTGAAAGGCGGCCGAATCGGAAAAGGGAAAGCGTTGATCGGCTCTTTATTGAACATTAAACCAATCGCGACGTTGCAAGACGGCGTCTATACACCTGTAGGGAAAGCACGCAGCCATAAACAAGTCGTTTCGCATCTTTTCAAAGCATTCAAGGAAGAGACCGCCGGGAAAATTATACGCTCGATCGGCATATCTCATGCAAACGGGATGGCAATGGCGGAACCGCTATTACAGCTAATAGAAGATTCGGGTTTGAAGGATGTCAAATTCTCATTCACATCCCCGATCATCAGCACACATACAGGCGAAGGCGCAATCGGTTTCATGTATTATACTGACTGA
- the deoD gene encoding purine-nucleoside phosphorylase, with protein sequence MSIHINAKKGDIAETILLPGDPLRAKYIAETFLEDVTQYNEVRNMFGYTGTYKGKRISVQGTGMGVPSISIYINELMQEYDVQKLIRVGTCGAIQKDVHVRDVILAQSATTNSPINRTFFNGVDYAPTADFDLLLKAYNAGLEKGLKLKVGNIYTEDFFYNEHAEHEKLAQYGVLAVEMEAAALYTLAAKFGRQALAVLTVSDHILTGEVTTAEERQTTFNDMIVVALEAAIQ encoded by the coding sequence TTGAGCATACATATTAATGCGAAAAAAGGCGATATTGCAGAAACGATTCTACTTCCAGGAGATCCATTACGTGCAAAATATATCGCAGAAACATTCTTAGAGGATGTAACCCAGTATAACGAAGTGAGAAATATGTTCGGATACACAGGAACATATAAAGGGAAGCGCATCTCTGTTCAAGGAACAGGCATGGGCGTTCCATCCATCTCTATTTACATCAATGAGCTAATGCAAGAATATGATGTACAGAAACTGATCCGTGTAGGTACTTGCGGGGCAATTCAAAAAGACGTACACGTGCGCGATGTCATTTTGGCACAAAGCGCGACGACGAATTCACCGATCAACCGGACGTTTTTCAATGGCGTCGATTATGCACCGACAGCGGATTTCGATCTCCTGCTAAAAGCTTACAATGCAGGTTTGGAAAAAGGCTTAAAATTGAAAGTAGGTAACATTTACACAGAAGACTTCTTCTACAATGAGCACGCTGAGCATGAAAAGCTTGCACAATACGGTGTGTTAGCTGTCGAAATGGAAGCTGCGGCCCTTTACACATTGGCTGCGAAATTCGGAAGACAGGCTTTAGCAGTATTGACGGTTAGTGATCATATCCTTACTGGAGAAGTCACAACTGCCGAAGAACGCCAAACGACATTCAATGACATGATTGTTGTTGCACTCGAAGCTGCAATTCAATAA
- a CDS encoding dihydrofolate reductase, with amino-acid sequence MISLLVAYDLNRVIGIDNKMPWHIPEELKYFKKVTMGKAIVMGRKTFESIGRPLPGRMNIIVTRNENYEAEGVEIFHDLQKAIERGKEYSDEVVIIGGAEIFNLSMDISDRLYITIIRKEYEGDTFFPEHDNSWKLVSESEDHFTEEGIPYSYLIFDRTSNS; translated from the coding sequence ATGATTTCTTTACTTGTTGCATACGATTTGAACCGGGTAATCGGCATCGATAATAAAATGCCTTGGCATATCCCGGAAGAGCTGAAATACTTTAAAAAAGTGACAATGGGGAAAGCCATTGTCATGGGAAGGAAAACGTTCGAATCAATCGGTCGTCCGTTGCCTGGGAGAATGAATATTATCGTCACACGTAATGAAAATTACGAGGCTGAAGGGGTGGAAATTTTCCACGACCTTCAAAAAGCGATTGAGCGAGGAAAAGAGTATTCGGATGAAGTTGTCATTATCGGTGGAGCCGAAATTTTCAACTTATCGATGGACATTTCAGATCGTCTTTACATAACGATCATCCGAAAAGAGTATGAAGGGGATACATTTTTCCCTGAACATGATAATAGCTGGAAGCTTGTATCAGAGTCGGAAGATCATTTTACGGAAGAAGGCATCCCGTATTCTTATTTGATCTTTGATAGAACGTCGAACAGCTAA
- a CDS encoding YpmS family protein gives MNLWKIAFFVLVGLLATGIIALIMFLESPGDSDPLPPLNQYTPKGSVLSVKATRSDLEALANNYIRKAMKGEKLPVIMEVKNDVRLHSELTAFGITFPLLMHFDPVVQEDGNLMLKQTSMEIAELELPPSAVLTVLRDSVKLPPWMIVRPKEEEIFIHLTDLEIAGNLQVRAKSVDLVNDNIELEVTIPND, from the coding sequence GTGAATCTTTGGAAAATAGCATTTTTCGTACTGGTCGGTCTTTTAGCGACCGGTATTATTGCTTTAATTATGTTCCTTGAAAGTCCGGGGGATTCGGACCCGCTTCCCCCTTTAAATCAATATACGCCGAAAGGCAGCGTGTTAAGCGTCAAAGCGACCCGGAGCGATTTGGAGGCGCTTGCGAATAATTATATCCGGAAAGCAATGAAAGGAGAAAAGCTTCCTGTGATTATGGAAGTGAAGAATGACGTAAGGCTTCATTCTGAATTAACTGCATTTGGAATTACATTTCCTCTCTTGATGCATTTTGATCCGGTTGTACAGGAGGATGGGAATTTAATGCTGAAACAGACTTCGATGGAAATTGCAGAATTGGAACTTCCTCCTTCAGCCGTTTTGACAGTGTTGCGTGATTCTGTCAAGCTGCCGCCGTGGATGATTGTTAGACCGAAAGAGGAAGAGATCTTCATCCATTTGACGGATCTTGAAATAGCAGGCAATTTGCAAGTACGGGCTAAATCGGTTGATCTTGTGAATGATAATATTGAACTCGAAGTGACGATACCTAATGATTGA
- a CDS encoding S41 family peptidase: MDEKEKYGGHEAETNYEPPAKRYIRMKPFSLVMLIFGLVLATAAVTFFALTTGEDKVVEVVSPQNPTTDRKEFKKLYEAYDEMKKTYYNEIDESAVIDGAINGMIEALGDPFSDYLNEKEARQLTESISSSFEGIGAEIQELNGFINIVSPIKNSPAERAGLLPNDLIIAVDGKSIQGMSSSEAVLLIRGKKGTTVTLSVRRGEMGEPFDVKIVRDVIPIETVYAEMLDNNIAHIHITSFSEHTYEELLAALDEMEEQGMEGLIMDVRQNPGGMLNTAIDISDLFVEKDKNLFQYEGKGNNPEVYVASDGRKVKVPVTLIIDDGSASASEILAGALKESANVPLIGIKTYGKGTVQTPKDLPDGSNLKLTTAKWLTPDGNWIHEKGIEPDFEVPYPSYAMLPFLDPSMEMKEGMVSPAIKTAEEMLSAVGYDPGEIDGLFDQTMETAVVELQKALSLKEDGVLVGDTTYGLMNELRNKIQEEDPQLLKAKEVLMEQIKK, from the coding sequence ATGGACGAAAAAGAGAAATATGGCGGACATGAAGCTGAAACAAACTATGAACCGCCGGCAAAGCGTTATATACGAATGAAACCTTTCTCGTTAGTCATGCTCATATTCGGCCTCGTCCTTGCAACTGCCGCTGTGACGTTTTTTGCGTTGACTACTGGAGAGGATAAGGTCGTAGAAGTGGTCAGTCCTCAAAACCCGACGACAGATCGCAAGGAATTTAAAAAGCTATATGAAGCTTACGATGAAATGAAAAAAACCTATTATAACGAAATTGATGAATCGGCTGTAATTGATGGAGCCATCAACGGTATGATTGAAGCATTAGGTGATCCTTTTTCAGACTATTTAAATGAAAAGGAAGCACGTCAATTAACTGAAAGCATTTCCTCGAGCTTTGAAGGAATCGGTGCCGAAATCCAAGAGTTAAACGGGTTTATCAATATCGTTTCACCAATCAAGAATTCACCCGCGGAACGTGCTGGCCTCTTGCCAAATGATCTGATCATCGCTGTAGACGGCAAGAGCATTCAAGGAATGTCCTCTTCAGAGGCTGTACTTCTCATACGCGGTAAAAAGGGGACAACAGTGACCCTTTCCGTCCGTCGCGGCGAAATGGGCGAGCCATTTGATGTGAAAATTGTCAGAGACGTCATTCCAATCGAAACAGTCTATGCAGAAATGCTTGATAACAATATTGCCCACATTCATATTACAAGCTTTTCCGAGCATACGTATGAAGAGTTATTGGCTGCACTAGATGAAATGGAAGAGCAAGGCATGGAAGGTCTTATCATGGACGTCCGTCAAAATCCTGGTGGCATGTTGAACACAGCAATCGACATTTCCGACCTTTTCGTTGAGAAGGATAAGAACCTCTTCCAGTATGAAGGTAAAGGGAATAACCCCGAAGTGTATGTCGCTTCTGACGGAAGGAAAGTGAAAGTTCCTGTCACTCTGATTATCGATGACGGCAGTGCCTCAGCTTCAGAAATATTGGCAGGCGCTTTAAAAGAATCAGCAAATGTACCGCTCATCGGTATTAAAACGTATGGAAAAGGGACCGTTCAGACACCGAAAGACTTGCCGGACGGATCCAATTTGAAGTTGACAACAGCGAAATGGTTGACGCCTGACGGCAACTGGATACATGAAAAAGGAATTGAGCCTGATTTTGAAGTTCCTTACCCTTCATATGCGATGCTCCCATTCCTTGATCCATCCATGGAAATGAAAGAGGGAATGGTATCACCTGCAATAAAAACAGCGGAGGAAATGTTAAGCGCTGTCGGATATGACCCAGGTGAAATCGACGGTCTCTTCGATCAAACGATGGAGACTGCCGTTGTAGAACTTCAAAAGGCGTTATCTTTGAAAGAGGATGGCGTCCTCGTGGGGGACACGACTTATGGATTGATGAACGAGCTGAGAAATAAAATCCAAGAAGAAGACCCACAGTTGCTAAAAGCGAAAGAAGTTTTAATGGAACAAATAAAAAAATGA
- a CDS encoding YozE family protein, giving the protein MDRSFYQFVLSFRGGKKDDEKSAFAEAVFNDHSFPKDEKGFDSLSRYLEEKADPEMPSVVFDELYAMYEERFQ; this is encoded by the coding sequence ATGGATCGTTCGTTTTATCAATTTGTTTTATCTTTCCGGGGAGGGAAGAAAGACGATGAAAAATCCGCCTTTGCTGAAGCAGTGTTCAATGACCATAGTTTCCCTAAAGATGAAAAAGGCTTCGATTCGCTTTCCCGCTACTTGGAGGAGAAAGCGGACCCAGAAATGCCAAGTGTAGTTTTCGACGAATTGTATGCAATGTACGAAGAGCGTTTTCAATAG